One part of the Candida albicans SC5314 chromosome R, complete sequence genome encodes these proteins:
- a CDS encoding uncharacterized protein (Protein of unknown function; induced by alpha pheromone in SpiderM medium) yields the protein MSLNSFTFDEFIQIQIEEYILNEKQKIENEWKLKLYKLEKKLDRMQQILETLLMSQKSEGSESDKDSIDKPSRSPKTPTPTPLHQILKNKTEHTTTPPSQPPLKLQIEHNHIEEYLKTNAIHLYDPPKVSAQEVGNNFYPELYETPDISTMLQNSPHSQCSMNLRRFEKMKIPKYEEDSDTIEFSEFSKQFKK from the coding sequence ATGTCATTGAACTCATTTActtttgatgaatttattcaaatacaaattgaagaatatatactaaatgaaaaacaaaaaattgaaaatgaatggaaattaaaactttacaaattagaaaaaaaactcgATCGAATGCAACAAATACTTGAGACATTACTAATGTCACAAAAAAGTGAAGGGCTGGAATCGGATaaagattcaattgataaaccTTCTAGATCTCCTAAGACACCAACACCAACGCCTTTACACCAGATATTAAAGAATAAAACCGAACATACTACTACACCACCATCACAACCTCCTTTAAAGCTACAAATTGAACATAACCACATTGAAGagtatttgaaaacaaatgCAATACATTTATATGATCCTCCTAAAGTGTCGGCTCAAGAAGTTGGTAACAATTTTTATCCGGAGCTATATGAGACACCAGATATTTCTACAATGTTGCAAAATTCTCCTCATTCACAGTGTTCTATGAATTTGagaagatttgaaaaaatgaaaattccCAAATATGAGGAGGATTCAGATACTATAGAGTTTAGTGAGTTCAGcaaacaattcaaaaaataa
- a CDS encoding uncharacterized protein (Predicted protein only found in C. albicans and C. dubliniensis; highly induced during chlamydospore development), producing the protein MRFSIATLSLAALTVVSASYVTRGEGVSRGEKYECDFDTFEWKFGLAVKELKHRGKNWGKDVDLDIVYESDDGQLYHGCKDTYDASKCKNCYETFEFSDDDDEGSDCDDDDCKKKKKAHRYTKRCGGGDDDDCEDDERCNYPYCELYDDNCDLVITLRDGVLHDERHATGEIVANHQFQFDKPPQKDALHKKGFSIVYTEGNYYLALDHKIKFWHCKVDDNGLYKIYDKSIGEQCSEIELIILKSDKKAEFEFSDNEGSDCDDDCKRKKKHGKKY; encoded by the coding sequence ATGAGATTTTCAATTGCTACTTTATCTTTAGCTGCTTTAACTGTTGTCAGTGCCAGTTATGTTACCCGTGGTGAAGGTGTATCCAGAGGTGAAAAATACGAATGTGATTTCGATACYTTTGAATGGAAATTCGGTTTAGCCGTYaaagaattaaaacatCGYGGTAAAAATTGGGGTAAAGATGTTGATTTAGATATTGTTTATGAAAGTGATGATGGTCAATTGTATCATGGATGCAAAGATACTTACGATGCTTCTAAATGCAAAAACTGTTATGAAACTTTTGAATtcagtgatgatgatgatgaaggaAGTGAttgtgatgatgatgattgcaaaaagaagaaaaaggcTCACAGATATACTAAACGTTGTGGAGGTggcgatgatgatgactgtgaagatgatgaacGTTGTAACTACCCATACTGTGAACTTTATGACGACAATTGTGACTTGGTCATCACTTTAAGAGATGGTGTTTTACATGATGAAAGACACGCTACTGGTGAAATTGTTGCCAATcatcaattccaattcgATAAACCACCACAAAAGGATGCCTTACACAAGAAAGGATTCTCCATTGTTTACACTGAAGGTAATTACTACTTGGCTCTTGACCACAAGATCAAATTCTGGCACTGTAAAGTTGATGACAATGGATTATACAAGATCTATGATAAATCTATTGGTGAACAATGTTCTGAAATTGAACtcattattttgaaatctgACAAAAAAGCTGAATTYGAATTCAGTGACAAYGAAGGTAGTGAttgtgatgatgattgcaaaagaaagaagaaacacGGTAAAAAATACTAA
- the MED5 gene encoding Med5p (RNA polymerase II mediator complex subunit; transcription positively regulated by Tbf1p) → MSMDTISISKLIKKSINQKLPPKLFISLFNKLIKKQSINNEEFINELLILDYDQHTCSSFSSLKQHKWNEYKQTLIIELSFSNVENNHLFWNNLNQIPNNLQCKYLSKITKLLSHQSQHYDKEVLKNFIKNEIIDYVMKYTSITSITTTTTTTTSKVSGNVLENIVLLLSVLIDKFEKYLQEDTTNSFQNFIVKLLSSSNLLSSLVNDDGYLTNYLLNKSKIILSKNQYDQIVNVNIMVRTERERERERQASIVALNNNNIIDIRSGNTMQQQQHVNVASLKMVNSIDEYYTKMRQIWIRKIFHNFEYDNNNNNILTIFMGNFIPSSIQRNPYLIAYEFIKTIFGCLNMKGYCLFNVKNYILTRLPILFNNFRFNNEDNLEKAVIDALKSIEFDDNDEFKQLFLKGFSITTTTTNEESVVGFNLREKFNGKLLDINSEFTSLEESGLIEFINSLASSSSSSSSPSSSSSPTSTTIMFRSAKLQQEFTQLVLNIIDELKYSRDFEKLNRLILAIMNNIEIVNIILFNSNLSLLYKLIDIIDSSNFTTDDNGNGNDKNNGNDNDNNNNNDNDNDDDDNVGVENFQDYYSYCGNLIISVITIVEIFQIDLSKLEIKLSSGSSESFIIDYLNNFYYRMCDNLVNTEPTNCDNDDRIIIDNYNNLMIDWVNALFDDRNEGLSDELIKSLNIKQIYKIIPIIYRQGIIDTNNKKINWEILNNGLEYLSQPFLTPIIPIIIKSLLRDFTIDNDLKFKIIRELIKDNNNNSNNIIIKMVINICGNEILTFNPPADIRESIIKTMVYLDKSDPIARDINFKEFIKHQLLGDIHIQIEENFLNKYILNNRLNFISNLIEEIYNFQKFNHEDSKIYINLMIFIMLLDSIETKSDKDYWKKNFNLPYPMNLETNDSVVVVAVDSRFELSMDNHYSSIFNDDSRSSSSSSSSSSSSNSKDVDNFLKNGDEDEDEFMKDDNNTNNNNNNNGERITTSQQLEKLNEKIHRHECLLNEFRKIRTNTTETNLFAKSIRLLNDKLIEKITNWTI, encoded by the coding sequence ATGTCAATGGATACAATATCTATatctaaattaattaagaaatcaattaatcaaaaattacctccaaaattattcataagtttatttaataaattgattaaaaaacaatcaattaataatgaagaattcattaatgaattattaattcttgattatGATCAACATActtgttcttctttttcttctttgaagCAACATAAATGGAATGAATATAAACAaactttaataattgaattatcatttagtaatgttgaaaataatcatttattttGGAATAATCTTAATCAAATACctaataatttacaatgtaaatatttatcGAAAATCACAAAACTTTTATCACATCAATCACAGCATTATGATAAAGaagtattgaaaaattttattaaaaatgaaatcatTGATTATGTAATGAAATATACTAGTATCACTAGtatcaccaccacaaccaccacaaccaccagTAAAGTTTCTGGTAAtgttttggaaaatattgtattattattatcggtattaattgataaatttgaaaaatatttacaagaagATACTACTAAttcatttcaaaatttcattgttaaattattatcatcatcaaatttattatcatcattagttaatgatgatggttATTTAActaattatttattaaataaatcgaaaattattttatcaaaaaatcaatatgaTCAAATTGTTAATGTTAATATTATGGTAAGAACTGAACGTGAACGTGAACGTGAACGTCAAGCATCAATTGTTGCCctcaacaataacaatatcatCGATATTAGAAGTGGTAATACTatgcagcagcagcagcatgTGAATGTTGCTTCATTAAAAATGGTTAATCTGATAGATGAATACTATACTAAAATGAGACAAATTTGGATTCGGAAAATTTTCcataattttgaatatgataataataataataatatattaaCGATTTTTATGGGAAATTTTATTCCATCATCAATTCAAAGAAATCCTTATTTAATTGCttatgaatttattaaaaccATTTTTGGATGTTTAAATATGAAAGgttattgtttatttaatgttaaaaattatattttaacAAGATTACCtatattattcaataattttcgatttaataatgaagataatcTTGAAAAAGCTGTTATTGATGCATTGAAAagtattgaatttgatgataatgatgagttcaaacaactttttcttaAAGGGTTTAGTAtcactaccactaccaccaatGAAGAATCAGTGGTTGGGTTTAATTTACgagaaaaatttaatggTAAACTTCTTGATATTAATAGTGAGTTTACCTCATTAGAAGAATCAGGATTAAtagaatttattaattcattagcttcatcatcatcatcatcgtcttctccttcttcttcttcttcgcCCACATCCACAACAATAATGTTTCGACTGGCTAAATTACAACAAGAATTCACTCAATTGGttttaaatattattgatgaattgaaatattctagagattttgaaaaattaaatcgATTAATACTTGCCATTatgaataatattgaaattgttaatattaTACTTTTCAATAGTAAtctttcattattatataaattgatagatattattgattcatcaaattttacCACCGACGATAATGGCAATGGgaatgataaaaataacggtaatgataatgataacaataacaataacgataacgataatgatgatgatgataatgtgggggttgaaaatttccaagattattattcttattgtggtaatttaataattagTGTAATTACCATTGTTGagattttccaaattgatttatcaaaattagaaataaaACTTCTGAGTGGCAGTAGTGAATcatttataattgattatttaaataatttttattatcgAATGTGTGATAATTTAGTTAATACTGAACCAACAAATtgtgataatgatgatcGAATAATTATTGacaattataataatttaatgattGATTGGGTCAATGcattatttgatgataGAAATGAAGGATTATctgatgaattaattaaatcattaaatattaaacaaatttataaaattatCCCCATTATTTATCGACAAGGAATTATtgatactaataataaaaaaattaattgggaaatattaaataatgGGTTAGAATATTTAAGTCAACCATTTCTTACACCAATAATCCCgataattataaaatcattattaagaGATTTCAccattgataatgatttaaaatttaaaatcatcagagaattaattaaagataataacaacaacagtaataatatcattataaaaatggtgataaatatttgtGGTAATGAAATACTTACATTTAACCCTCCAGCAGATATTAGGgaatcaataattaaaaCTATGGTTTATTTAGATAAATCTGATCCTATTGCTAGAgatattaattttaaagaatttattaaacatCAATTACTTGGAGATAttcatattcaaattgaagaaaattttttgaataaatatattttaaataatcgattaaattttatatcaaatttaattgaagaaatttataattttcaaaaatttaatcatgaagattcaaaaatttatattaatttaatgatttttatAATGTTATtggattcaattgaaaccaaATCTGATAAAGATTAttggaaaaagaatttcaatttgcCATACCCAATGAATTTAGAAACAAATGAcctggtggtggtggtggcggtggATAGTAGATTTGAATTAAGTATGGATAATCattattcttcaatttttaatgatgattctaggtcgtcatcatcatcatcatcatcatcatcaagtTCCAACAGTAAAGACGTTGACAATTTCTTAAAGAATggagatgaagatgaagatgagtTTATGAAAGATGATAATAAcaccaataacaacaacaacaacaatggtGAGAGAATAACTACAAGtcaacaattggaaaaattaaatgaaaaaattcatcGACATGAATGTTTACTTAAtgaatttagaaaaattcGAACTAATACTACTGAAACTAATTTATTTGCTAAATCAATAagattattaaatgataaattaattgaaaaaataaccAATTGGACCATctag
- a CDS encoding crossover junction endodeoxyribonuclease (Ortholog(s) have crossover junction endodeoxyribonuclease activity, role in DNA repair and cytoplasm, nucleus localization) produces MGIPELWDLLKPSFGKRISLDELVDQSIKERQRPPRVAIDAYSFIFQADHSSIIVEEKDGVLMQNVMAKILALVGLNISVIVVFDGILKPLKLKSKENEGLIYEDELQRLALISNYSENNPFVEQLKIELSNNKIEYVQAPGEGEAQCAYLQKLGIVDYVISQDVDALVFGARRVLRNFSRFAEDIGKSPPKSSDITARSSYYVTPVDMDKVEQETGLATSRLVFLASLRGGDYSVGAKKMGIVNAKNLALSGTSKSMYYTENKSKIQLKELQKSPQKCKGPPPDFANELIDCVQSKDRSIKLHPWDSRLYPEARRSNFDSLLKKMNFYLKEQNRDIFGRKVTFQEEFEFDEYYTMLYLFPLVSDQVPIFIPDTLGSGELKSDLHINLLEKTKVSRISNAIKRKFTQIVGEPIDELPEKQTHLFVPKYYTWSIKHIICKLITHDSDWIKVTNYKEENGLPKVMLKYDASSIFEKYPEIIEARRAVGGQPQSPGKNYIWVPQSLVEHYNPKLIDEYIESTKEKEYIKKYKSSPQKTTLDSLEVSPIKKSTLRGPVPFELKPKSPRKLSPNKSTSLSPRKRSKSVLLPGQKQLDFFLVKQNNKENAMKSIPELKPNDKAIIEDNPFLDSFNSTKEDERNKDNEEVMQQEEEKSNPIEKTITEEAYSSELTFPTFSLDRIFLKDSEY; encoded by the coding sequence atgGGTATTCCAGAATTATGGGATTTATTAAAACCTTCATTTGGTAAACGAATATCGCTTGATGAATTAGTTGACCAATCCATAAAGGAAAGACAACGACCACCGCGTGTTGCCATAGATGCTTACCTGTTTATTTTCCAAGCAGATCATAGTAGTATCATAGTTGAAGAAAAGGATGGGGTTCTCATGCAAAATGTTATGGCCAAAATTCTAGCGTTGGTGGGGTTAAATATTTCTGTGATTGTGGTATTTGATGGTATATTGAAACCcttaaaattgaaaagtaAAGAAAATGAGGGATTAATTTATGAAGACGAATTACAAAGACTTGCTCTAATTTCTAACTATTCGGAAAATAATCCATTCGtggaacaattgaaaattgaattatctaacaataaaattgaatatgttCAAGCACCAGGTGAAGGTGAAGCCCAATGCGCATATTTGCAAAAACTTggaattgttgattatgtCATATCACAAGATGTTGATGCATTAGTATTTGGTGCTCGTCGAGTATTAAGAAATTTTAGTAGATTTGCTGAAGATATTGGGAAATCACCGCCGAAATCCTCTGATATAACAGCAAGATCATCTTATTATGTCACTCCAGTGGATATGGATAAAGTGGAACAAGAAACTGGACTCGCAACATCTCGACTTGTATTTTTAGCATCACTTCGAGGAGGTGATTATTCTGTTGGGGCGAAAAAAATGGGGATTGTCAATGCCAAAAATTTGGCATTAAGTGGCACATCAAAGTCAATGTATTATActgaaaataaaagtaaaataCAATTGAAGGAATTACAGAAAAGTCCACAAAAATGTAAGGGTCCTCCACCAGATTTTGCTAATGAATTAATAGATTGTGTTCAATCGAAAGATAGATCAATAAAGCTACATCCGTGGGATCTGAGATTATATCCAGAGGCTCGTCGATCtaattttgattctttattgaaaaagatgaatttttatttaaaagaaCAGAATAGAGACATATTTGGACGTAAAGTTACATTTCAAGAGgagtttgaatttgatgaatattATACTATGTTATATTTGTTTCCTTTGGTGTCAGATCAAGTACCAATATTCATACCCGATACTTTGGGGAGTGGAGAACTCAAATCAGACTTACACATTAACCttcttgaaaaaacaaaagtaTCAAGAATAAGCAATGccattaaaagaaaattcaCACAAATAGTGGGTGaaccaattgatgaattaccAGAAAAACAAACCCACCTATTTGTTCCCAAATATTATACTTGGTCAATAAAACACATTATATGTAAATTGATCACCCATGATTCAGATTGGATAAAAGTTACCAATTACAAAGAAGAGAATGGTTTACCCAAAGTTATGCTTAAGTATGATGCTTCAagtatatttgaaaaatatccTGAGATAATAGAAGCTAGAAGAGCAGTGGGTGGTCAACCGCAATCACCAGGTAAGAATTATATATGGGTTCCACAATCTTTAGTTGAACATTATAATcctaaattgattgatgaatatattgaatcaacgaaagaaaaagaatatataaagaaatataaatcTTCACCTCAAAAAACAACATTAGATTCACTTGAAGTTTCACCAATAAAGAAATCGACATTAAGGGGACCAGTACCCtttgaattgaaaccaaaatCACCAAGAAAATTATCTCCTAATAAATCGACTTCCTTGTCACCTAGGAAACGAAGCAAATCTGTATTATTACCCGGTCAAAAACAACTagattttttcttggttaaacagaataataaagaaaatgctATGAAGAGTATACCTGAACTAAAACCCAATGATAAAGCAATTATTGAGGACAATCCATTTTTGGACTcatttaattcaacaaaagaagatgaaagaaataaagaTAATGAGGAAGTAAtgcaacaagaagaagaaaaatcaaatccaattgaAAAGACGATTACTGAGGAAGCTTACAGTTCAGAGTTGACGTTCCCGACATTTCTGCTTGATCGGATATTCCTTAAAGATTCAGAATATTAA
- the LYP1 gene encoding Lyp1p (Putative permease; amphotericin B induced; flucytosine repressed; possibly an essential gene, disruptants not obtained by UAU1 method), whose amino-acid sequence MNEETHLFTTPSGQQQRSNEHPAHPHANTKRLLTSLHTSMISLGGIIGTGLFIGVRITLLNGPIISLMSYLYISLICFYIIQAVGEMSCYMPLNGSLCQFQFIYISNPIGVMNNFIYWISWSITLALELSLIYNMLKYWQWSWIDNIGETWMIFIIWLILTICNLFPVNNYGNIEFIITIFKIFFMMGWIGISISLVLNNGTGFKYWNKDLIWGIDYIKVIENPVGSKLINILSSLISSCFTFQSIESVAICSGEIIDVHKNLPRAIKYVVSRIVVFYILTLFLLTLMIPCNDPRLVSSGGDDDGSTDDVFASPFLIGLINMGMSSSSFLLGFFNFIILISMVSAANSNIYFGSRCLLSMVEEGYFPVVFGETTKNGVPFNAILLTSSIGLISLLSKFKSIDIFYKLLINLSSTSGLIMWLFISISYLQFRRALAFNSIVYETLAYTAVHKFPMIKLSYITIVSIVTIIIGNGIVNIWEFSWDSFISCYLTSIILIVGSVWLSVIWKQPILKKIEDIDIFTNQSVHAFK is encoded by the coding sequence ATGAATGAAGAAACACATTTATTCACCACACCCTCTggtcaacaacaacgaagTAATGAACATCCAGCCCATCCTCATGCAAATACTAAACGACTATTGACATCATTACACACATCCATGATATCTCTTGGTGGGATTATAGGTACTGGATTATTCATTGGAGTTAGAATCACCCTCTTAAATGGTCcaataatatcattaatGTCATATCTATATATTAGTTTAATATGTTTTTATATTATACAAGCCGTAGGGGAAATGTCGTGTTATATGCCATTAAATGGATCATTGtgtcaatttcaatttatttatatatctAATCCAATTGGAGTTatgaataattttatttattggatAAGTTGGTCTATTACTTTGGCATTAGAATTGagtttaatttataatatgtTGAAATATTGGCAATGGTCATGGATAGATAATATTGGTGAAACATGGAtgatttttataatttggttaatattaacaatttgTAATTTATTCCCAGTTAATAATTATGGgaatattgaatttataattaCTATATTtaagatttttttcatgATGGGATGGATTGGCATTAGTATTAGTTTAGTTTTGAATAATGGGACTGGATTCAAATATTGGAATAAAGATTTGATTTGGGgtattgattatattaaaGTGATTGAAAACCCCGTGGGGtctaaattaattaatattttatcatcattgatttcttcttgttttactttccaatcaattgaatccGTGGCTATTTGTTCAGgtgaaattattgatgtTCATAAGAATTTACCACGAGCAATTAAATATGTTGTTCTGAGAATCGTTGTATTCTATATCTTGACATTGTTTTTATTAACTTTAATGATTCCATGTAATGATCCACGATTAGTTTctagtggtggtgatgatgatgggaGTACTGATGATGTGTTTGCATCGCCATTTTTAATTGGCTTGATAAATATGGGTATGAGTTCAAGTTCATTTTTACTtggttttttcaatttcattatattaATATCAATGGTTTCAGCCgccaattcaaatatttattttggaTCAAGatgtttattatcaatggTAGAAGAAGGATATTTCCCAGTTGTTTTCGGTGAAACTACCAAAAATGGTGTTCCATTCAATGCAATATTGTTaacttcatcaattggattgatttctttattgtctaaattcaaatcaattgatatattttataaactattgattaatttatcatcaacttCAGGATTGATTATGTGGTTATTTATTCTGATCAGTTATTTACAATTCAGGAGGGCATTAgcattcaattcaattgtttatgaAACTTTGGCATATACAGCGGTGCATAAATTTCCTATGATAAAGTTAAGTTACATTACTATCGTTAGTATAGTGACAATTATTATAGGTAATGGTATAGTTAATATTTGGGAGTTTAGTTGGGACCTGTTTATTAGTTGTTATTTGACGCTGATTATATTGATTGTTGGAAGTGTTTGGTTGAGTGTGATTTGGAAACAGCCcattttgaagaagattGAGGACATAGATATATTTACCAATCAATCGGTACATGCATTCAAATag
- a CDS encoding uncharacterized protein (Ortholog of C. dubliniensis CD36 : Cd36_30370, Candida tropicalis MYA-3404 : CTRG_00536 and Candida albicans WO-1 : CAWG_01831) yields MKRQHNDTISSNNSEFTKTKLRKTTNMTSYPSPTYSFEESSDYYRVPIGRPTTPVDKIINSLETMPISPIKNNKGELTFTPTTWTTSMDLYKVRPKISPRPSPTPSPVGTPPPVRSPTPTPSSYPSPSPRQRQQQHCQTNQRLLSHNDLNSVSILPEMEIYSENEPEGKLQKLETTITTKNNLQITNCFNPFVCLNFNPFAPFTNSPYPFSYSQQQKTNANTKNAIVCPTLLPPPIFLSEKNSTNKITNENFPFLFITGGSRTDNVVCTNPKCPCDAKPSYFVEKFFNY; encoded by the coding sequence ATGAAAAGACAACATAATGatacaatttcttcaaacaattctgaattcaccaaaaccaaattaaGGAAAACTACTAATATGACAAGTTATCCTTCTCCAACATATTCATTCGAAGAAAGTAGTGATTATTATCGAGTTCCAATTGGTAGACCAACTACTCCAGTTgataaaattatcaattcaCTTGAAACAATGCCGATATCTCCAATTAAGAATAACAAGGGAGAATTAACTTTTACTCCAACAACTTGGACAACTTCTATGGATCTTTACAAAGTAAGACCGAAAATAAGCCCAAGACCAAGTCCAACCCCAAGTCCTGTTGGAACCCCACCTCCTGTTCGTAGTCCAACTCCAACTCCAAGTTCCTATCCCAGTCCCAGTCCACGTCAacgtcaacaacaacattgccaaacaaatcaaagatTGTTGTCACATAATGATTTAAACTCAGTTTCAATCCTCCCAGAAATGGAGATCTATTCGGAAAATGAACCAGAAGGTAAACTCCAAAAATTAGAAACTACTATTACAACAAAGaataatttacaaattaCTAATTGTTTCAATCCATTTGTATGCTTAAATTTCAACCCCTTTGCACCATTTACTAATTCTCCATATCCATTTAGTTACagtcaacaacaaaaaactaATGCTAATACTAAGAATGCCATTGTTTGTCCAACTCTTTTACCACCACCGATATTTTTGtcagaaaaaaatagtacaaataaaattacaaatgaaaatttcccatttcttttcatcACTGGTGGTTCAAGAACTGATAATGTTGTTTGTACTAATCCAAAATGTCCATGTGATGCCAAACCATcatattttgttgaaaaatttttcaattattga
- the CRG1 gene encoding Crg1p (Methyltransferase involved in sphingolipid homeostasis, methylates a drug cantharidin; decreased expression in hyphae compared to yeast; expression regulated during planktonic growth; flow model biofilm induced; Hap43-repressed gene) produces the protein MSGANNNHQVYYSKGFEKSISDTHSWRTVENSAKYVIPLIKPNIKILDVGCGPGSITIDFAKNYLSSPETNNNGSGSGSGGGGGGGSIIGIEPTQELIDIANENKSKLVPELTNISFQIGSIYELPFDDDSFDLVHAHQVIIHLQNPIEALKELKRVTKPGGFICIRDADLESSIVSPVEKYESLREFYVIKAKNAISTDTKAGRKLRNKALEAGYESKNLKTFSSSWLLADDLQIKKSWANATINRIKSDVEKLNVNDPMKNKQMNEKFIKLWQEWSEDETSLFTMIHFEIIYQKPTTTRQV, from the coding sequence ATGAGTGGTGCCAATAACAATCATCAAGTTTATTATAGTAAaggatttgaaaaatcaatttctgaTACACATTCATGGAGAACAGTAGAAAATTCAGCTAAATATGTTATTCCATTAATTAAAccaaatattaaaatattaGATGTTGGATGTGGACCGGGTTCAATAACTATAGATTTTGCTAAAAACTATTTATCATCACcagaaacaaataataatggtagtggtagtggtagtggtggtggtggtggtggtggctctattattggtattgaaCCAACacaagaattaattgatattgctaatgaaaataaatcaaaattagtTCCTGAATTAACcaatatttcatttcaaattggttcaatttatgaattaccatttgatgatgattcatttgatttagttCATGCTCATCAAGTAATTATTCATTTACAAAACCCCATTGAAgcattaaaagaattgaaaagagTGACTAAACCTGGAGGATTTATATGTATTAGAGATGCTGATTTAGAATCAAGTATTGTATCACCGGTGGAGAAATACGAATCATTACGGGAATTTTATGTGATTAAAGCTAAAAATGCAATATCTACTGATACTAAAGCTGGTAgaaaattaagaaataaaGCATTAGAAGCAGGATATGAAtcaaagaatttgaaaacattttcttcatcttggTTATTAGCTGatgatttacaaattaaaaaatcttGGGCTAATGCTACAATTAATAGAATTAAAAgtgatgttgaaaaattaaatgttAATGACCCAATGAAgaataaacaaatgaatgaaaaatttattaaattatggCAAGAATGGCTGGAAGATGAAACTTCATTATTTACTATGAttcattttgaaattatttatcaGAAACCTACTACTACTAGACAAGTATAA